One Dasypus novemcinctus isolate mDasNov1 chromosome 1, mDasNov1.1.hap2, whole genome shotgun sequence genomic window carries:
- the LOC101415020 gene encoding tripartite motif-containing protein 75-like, which yields MAFPSSLTDLQAEASCPICLDFLRDPVTIDCGHNFCCSCITHSWEGLQDVLPCPVCLHHCLDRNFKRNTQLCQMTEIVKQLPIRRKRKRQEKKLLCEKHNQPLTLFCEKDLELLCAQCRGPSHHQDHHLIALEEAAATQRKRLKSYLEPLEKEIETAEKDLETQVSKSFELKVEVGNHHLELHSDLEKFLKSLGNEQDAVSVGLMMEEREIQGKLIEHHMRISEHISILKNELNEIAEKCVQSNLELLTDLDSIHKSNENLNTSVEFSYELKTERCLPPQYFGMQKIINMFTVNLSLDTETAHPNLVISEDRKSVTYGKKETNVPCNPKRFTFQPAVLSAEGFDCARHFWQVEVRGTGEWSLGVCKDSFPRSAIPSALPRDGCWKIQTWTHTPGMLSTKELIRIGIFVDYELGEVSFYNMRTRTHMYTFTDTFTETLRSYFSAGPTSNSLTLRIITDERDEW from the coding sequence ATGGCCTTTCCATCCTCCCTTACTGACCTCCAAGCAGAGGCCAGCTGCCCCATCTGCCTGGATTTCCTGAGAGACCCAGTGACCATCGACTGTGGCCACAATTTCTGTTGCTCGTGCATCACACACTCTTGGGAAGGTCTGCAGGATGTCCTCCCCTGTCCAGTCTGCCTCCACCACTGCCTTGACAGGAACTTCAAGAGGAACACGCAGTTATGCCAAATGACTGAAATTGTGAAGCAACTTCCcatcaggaggaagaggaaacgGCAGGAAAAGAAACTCTTGTGTGAAAAACACAATCAGCCGCTGACCCTGTTCTGTGAGAAGGACCTGGAGCTGTTGTGTGCTCAGTGCAGAGGCCCCTCTCACCACCAGGATCACCACCTGATAGCCCTTGAGGAAGCTGCAGCTACCCAAAGGAAGAGACTCAAAAGCTACTTGGAGCCTTTAGAGAAGGAAATTGAAACTGCTGAAAAAGATTTGGAAACACAAGTCTCAAAATCATTTGAATTGAAAGTGGAAGTAGGAAATCATCATCTTGAACTACACTCTGATCTTGAAAAATTTTTGAAGTCACTCGGAAATGAGCAGGATGCTGTTAGTGTGGGATTAATGATGGAAGAGAGGGAAATCCAAGGAAAACTGATTGAGCATCACATGCGAATATCAGAGCATATTTCCATACTAAAAAACGAGCTCAATGAAATAGCAGAAAAGTGTGTGCAGTCAAACCTGGAGCTCCTGACAGATCTTGACAGCATCCATAAGAGCAATGAGAATCTAAACACCTCAGTAGAGTTTTCATACGAGTTGAAGACAGAGAGGTGTCTTCCTCCACAATATTTTGGCATGCAGAAAATTATCAACATGTTCACAGTCAATTTGTCACTAGATACTGAGACTGCTCACCCCAATCTCGTCATCTCAGAAGACAGGAAAAGTGTGACATATGGAAAGAAGGAAACCAACGTTCCATGCAATCCCAAGAGATTTACTTTCCAGCCAGCTGTACTAAGTGCTGAAGGATTTGATTGTGCCAGGCATTTCTGGCAGGTAGAAGTGAGAGGCACAGGGGAATGGTCCTTGGGAGTGTGTAAAGACTCTTTCCCTCGAAGTGCCATTCCATCAGCATTGCCGAGGGATGGATGTTGGAAAATTCAGACGTGGACACATACTCCTGGCATGCTGAGTACAAAGGAACTCATACGGATTGGCATTTTTGTGGATTATGAGTTGGGAGAGGTTTCATTTTATAACATGCGCACCAGAACTCATATGTACACCTTCACTGATACTTTTACAGAAACACTTAGGTCTTATTTCTCTGCTGGACCTACTTCAAACTCTCTGACCCTACGTATAATTACTGATGAACGAGATGAATGGTAA